The following is a genomic window from Aquificota bacterium.
TGTATTTACCGACAGTATGGGAAGGGTGAGGGTCTTCAGGGGTGATGGTGAGGTGTTTTCAACGGAAGAGGGCTTTGGTGGTTCTTACACCTTTGTAGAAATACCCTTTGAACAAGGAAAGATAAACTTTGTATTTAACCCAAGGGGGGCAAAGACCCAATTTCTAAACATGCCTATGGCCTTTGTGATAAAGAACCATGCGGGTGTGGTGCAGAGGTTTTTGGATATTTTAAAGTACAGTAGGGGCGAGCTTTTCATATTGGGTGAAAAGCGCAAAGACCTTATCTTTATAAAGCCCTTGAGGGGTGGGAACTTTGAAGAGGCCGTTCAGGCCGTGCTTACCACAAAGGATGGAAGGATCCTTGTCATCACCGGAAGGACTGGAACCCTTGCCATACAGAACAGGGGAGATGTGTATGAGGTTGAATTAAGGGCGCTATAGTTTTTTCTGCACAAGGACTCTAAAACGCTCTCCCATGCTTATAAGAAGGGTCTTTAGGCGGGAGAGCCTTTCTATATCCTCTGGAGACTCAGAGAGGCTAAGGTTTTCAAGCTCTTGCAAAAAGGCTGGGCTTTTCAGCAAAAAATCCCTTAGGCTCATAAAAGCCACGCTTTGCAGTCCAAAATCTTTGCCATACTCTTCAAGCAAGGAAAAGTTCACATGGGAAGTTATATCCATGCCAAGGGAAGGCCTGTTATAAAACCTGTGGCCTTTGTAGCCCACCACAGTTCCCTCTGGAAACTTGGCCATCTCTTGAGTTGTATATCCATAGTCTATTACGATGTGATAGCCCTCCAAAAGGTTTTCAGCTATGATTTTTAAAAAGTCTATGCAATCAAGGCAGACCTCTACCACCTGCGAAAGCCTTTCATAGCCCATCCTACTAAGAACATCCTTTAAAGGCTCATAAGAAACCTCTTGCCATACCTCCTTCTCACCATCAAGGAAAAGCTCTTTCCCCTCCTTTATTACATGTACGGGAAGGCAGTCAAAAAACTCATTGGAAAAGACCACACCACGCATAGGAAAAAAGTTTTCTGTCCAAAAGACCTTTTCTTCAAAATCTTTTAGCTTTCTTTTTTGAAGCTCTATAAGCCTTGGGCTAAAGTCGTATATATAGTAGCTTACTCTTTCAAAAAGGCTTAGCTCCTTTTCTTTTAGATAAGTTAAAACATCGTAAGCTAAGGCACCACTGCCACCACCAAGCTCAAGAAGAATAGGCCTTTCATAGTCCTTTATCAAACTGGCTAAATATTCGGCCAAGGCGTAGCCAAAGGACCTATCCAGCTCTGGCGCAGTAAAAAAATCCCTTCTAAAGTCAGACTGGTAGTATTCTCTTACCGCATGGGCCATCCAGTCCCTAAAGGAGATCATCCCGGTGGCCACTCCATCTTCCTGCCCGCTATAAAGTGAAGGTGAAGATGGAAAACGCTCTGGCCCGCATCCCTTCCTACGTTAAAAACAAGCCTATAGCCCTTGTTTAAATTCTCATCGGGCGCATAGCCCAGCTCTTCACCAAGCTTTCTTGCCACATAAAACATATGCCCTACCAATTCCTTGTCTTCCGGCTCAAGGCTTTGAACACCAACTATGTGTTTTTTGGGAACTATCAATATATGGGTGGGTGCCACTGGGTTAATATCATGGAAGGCATAAACAAGGTCATCCTCATAGGCCCCTTTTGAAGGTATCTCTTTCCTTACTATCTTGCAAAAGATGCAGTCCTGCATGGCCTTACCTCCAAGATAGATTATAAATCAAGCCCAAACCTCTCTTTTAAAACCTTTAAAACATCCATAAAAACCTCTTCCTCACTCCTTGTTCCATCCAGCATAACTATCCTATCCTTTTGCTCGTGGGCTATAAGTATGTAAGCATCCCTCACACGTCTTAGATAATCCCCGTCCTCAAAGCGTGTTCTTTTTCCCTTTATCCTTTCCAAGGCTACCTCCAAAGGCACATTTAGCAAAAAGGTAATATCTGGCTTTCTTCCCCTTGTGGCTATGTGGTTTAGGATGTTTACCGTGCCAAGGTTTATCTCCCTTCCATAGCCCTGGTAGGCCATTGTGGAATCTATAAACCTATCCACTATCACCACCTTACCATTCCTTAGGTCTGGAAGTATCTTCTCCCACACAAGGCTGGACCTTGCGCACTCAAAAAGCAAAAGCTCTGTGGTTGGGTCTGTTTCAAAGCCAAGGATAAGCTCCCTTATCTTTTCGGCCAACTCTGTAGAGCCAGGGTCCCTATAAAGGGATACCTTATAGCCAAGGCCTTTGAGGTGTTCATAAAGCCTTTTTGCCTGCGTGGTCTTTCCAGAGCCGTCAATGCCTTCAAAAGTTATGAGCATACTTGCCTCCTTATCCTTGAGGATAGATTTGTCATAAGCTCATAAGGTATGGTTCCCGCCAGCTTGGCAAGGTCTGTAAAGCTTTGATTTTCTCCCACAATTTCCACCCAGTCTCCCACCTTTGCCTCTGTGCCAGTTAGGTCCACCATGGTCATGTCCATGGTGATGTTGCCAAGTATCTTTATAGGCTTTCCTTGATAATAAAGGTATGCCTTGTTTGAAAGGCTTTTCATAAGACCGTCCGCATAGCCAAAGGCCACTACCCCAACCCTTGTGGGCTTCTCTGTTATATAGGTCCTTGAGTAGGATATGGGAAAGCCAGCCGGAAGGTCCTTTATGGATATTATCCTTGCCTTTAGCTCAATGGCTCTCTTTAGCTCAATGGGATAGTCCTGCATGGGTTTTTCTCCATAAAGGGCAAGGCCTACCCTTATATGGGTTGTAAAGGGTATTCTGTAGACCACTCCCGCTGAGCTTTCCATGTGTATGTATCTGAGGTTGGAATATCTTTTAACTATCTTCTCAAACTTCTCTATCTGAAGAGAGGAAAAATCCCTGTCAAGGGGGCTTGAAAGGTGGCTAAGGACGCCTTCTACCCTTTCATCCTCCACAAGCTCCTCCAAAAAGCCAAGCCTTCCCATGCCTGTATCATACTTTACCTGTATGGGTACGTTTAGGCCCTCAAGGGCCTTAAGATGTTCCCAATGGGAAACCACCGGAGTAAGGTTGTATTCTAAAAAGGCTTTGGCCTCGCCCTTTAGAACACCACCAAGCACCAATATTTTCTTTTTTATGCCAGCTCTTCTTAATTCTATTCCCTCTTCCACACAGGCTACAGCAAAGGCTGAAACCTCATCAAAATTTTCAAGGATGGAGCTAACATATATGGCTCCTATTCCGTAGGCATTGGCCTTTACTACAGCAATAATCGGCTTCCCAGTATACCTAAGAAGATTGACAAGGTTTTCTTTAATATTTTGGCTCCTTATGCTAAGCACTGCCCTGTACATTCTTAATTATTCTAAAGCTTTTAAGCGGGTTTTTCATGCACAGGCTAAAACCATCCGCATATCTTATTAGTTCTATTTAAATGCCCTATCAACGGCCTATATGTTCTTGGTTTTTAATATATAGCAATATAACAAGGGAATTTATACGCTTTTAAAACAGGAGATAAAGTCTGCTTTAAGCAAGCCTTACTTAGACTACGTATACCAAAAAGAATGCTTTATATGCAAAAGCAATACGGCAGTGTTTTGGACTGTATGCCATCCTTTCAACTTTTCTTGTCAAAAATATATAGTTTTTATCATACATTTTTGAAATTTTACAATATTTTACAAATTTAGGTTATACTTTTTTATTTACATAAAACAACCGTAGGAGGCTATAAGTAATGATTAGTCTTAGACCCTACTTGACAGCATTTGAGAGGGGGTCTATATTATGTGGTTGAAATACTCCTGTAGTCATGATTGGAGGAATACTTTGAAGAGGAAAGAAAAGTTTCAACTATGGATGCCTTCAGAAGTTTTGTGGAAGCTCCGTGCCATAGCGGAAGAGGAAGGAAGAACGGTGTCAGACCTTATCAAAGAAGCGGTAGCTGAGTGGCTTGACAAAAAGGAAAAGGAAAAGTCAAGACCTATAAAACTGGAGGAGCTTAAATGACAAAATTTGTTGTGGGAGTGGATGTGGATTCTAAAGCTTGTCAGATATGTGTTAAGGAAGTTTCAAGCAAAAAAACACTACTTAACATAAAAGTTGCAAACCTTGAACTGCAGGAGTTTATTGAAAAAAGACTGAAGGAACTTGCTGTGCCTTCTGAGTCTATGGTAGTTATGGAAAGCACTGGTAAATCTTACTTTCTCTTTCCTATGCATGTTTTTTCTTCCTTTGGTTATCAGGTGAGGGTAGAAAACCCACGCTTTATTAAAGCCTTTGCAGACAGTTTTTCTGTGAGGGGTAAAAAGACTGACAGGTATGATGCGGAAGTTTTGGCTCTTTATGGAATAGAGAGGTGCATAGGCTCATATAAGGTTTCATATCTTCCAAACGACCTGAAGGCTACCGTCAGACACTGGGCGAAGCTAAGGAAGGTGAAACAGGAGATAGAAGGATATGCTTTCTCTCAAGCTCTTGTGGTGTTTCCTTTAATTGACGAAGTTTTTGGAGGAAGTCCTTTAAAGACAAAGATTGGGAGGTTTGCTCTTTCTTACTATGAAGGCTGGCATAACTTGTATGAGAGAGATTTTCAGACTTTCAAGGAAGAAGTTTATAGCCATGTGAGGCGTGCAAGGAACACAGACAAGTTTTTAGACCTGCTTTACAGGTATGCGGAGAAGATAGCCAAGACAGGTTATAAGCCAACAAGCAGGCAGGTAGAACTTCTCAGGCTTGCTTTGAGAGAGCTTGAGGAATACGAGAAGTTAATAAGGCTTGTGGAAGAGGAGCTTATAAGGATAAGCAGAGGAATAGAAGAGGTTGAGCTTTTGAAGAGCATACCTGGGATAGGTGATTTGAGCGCTGTTGTGCTGTATGCGGAGATAGGGAATATAGACAGGTTTAGAGATAGAGACGACCTTTGGGCATATTTTGGTATGGACCCGAGAAACGAAGAAAGCGGAGAAAGCGTCAGGAGAAGTAGCAAGATTTCCAGAGCTGGAGTGTCTTATGTTAGAGGTTTGCTATACATGATAGCCTGCTCTCTAATAAGGAAAGGTGCGCCATATTTTGAAACATACTGGCAGTTAAGGAAAAAAGGCAAGAGCCATAAAGAAGCTTTGATAGTAATAGCTCACAAGATAGTGAGGATAATCTATGGTGTTTTGAAAGGAAGGTTTCCGTGCAGGAAGTTTGCAGGTCATATAAGCAAGTCAGTGGTAGATTTTGATGAGCTTATTTATGAGGTGCAGGAAGATGAGTAAGGGCGGAAGAGCGGGCTTCATGTTCATTGCCCTGCATGCGGGCGTTAGGAGGCGTGCCCCCTTCCGCTCTTTTAATGTGTTCCTGCGGGCGGACATTATAGATACCCCAAAAGCGGGTGTTCGGAGGATTGCCCTGGGAACACAAAAAATAAAAACTTTGCTAACTAAATACTTGACAAAAAATTTTTCGGAGGTGTAAACATGGAAATAAGGGAAGAGGTACATCTAAAGGTAGAAGAAAAGTACAACCCACCATCCCACATAGTAGAAAGAGCATGGATAAAGGATTATGAAAGCCTCTACAAGGAATCTATAAGCGACAGAGAAGGTTTTTGGGCAAAGGTAGCAGAGGAACTTCACTGGTTTAAAAAGTGGGACAAGGTCCTTGAATGGAACTATCCTTATGCCAAATGGTTTGTAAATGCAAAGACCAATATAACCTATAACTGTTTAGATAGGCATGTGCAAAATGGCAAACGCAATAAGGTAGCTTACATATTCGTGGATGAAGACAACAGAGAAAAGAAGATAACCTACGGGGAGCTTTTGGAGCTTGTAAACAGAATAGCCAACGGCCTTAAGTCCCTTGGTGTAAAAAAGGGAGATAGGGTATCCATATATATGCCCAATACCATAGAGGCCATAGCTTGTATGCTTGCCTGCGCAAGGATTGGCGCCATACACAGCGTAGTCTTTGCAGGCTTTAGCGAAGGTGCCCTTAGGCTTAGAATTGAAGATGCAAAGGCTAAGGTAGTAATTACCGCCAGCTATACCAAGAGAAGGGGTAAAAAGATAGACCTATTTGCTACAGCCCAAAGGGCCATAGATGGATTGGGATTTGTGGAAAAGGTTATAGTATGGGACAGAGAAGGAGATGTGCTAAACGGCTCTGGCGGCCTATTTGTAAGCTTTGATGAGCTTATTAAAAATAGCTCTCCAGAGTGTGAGCCTACAGTTATGGATGCGGAGGACCCACTATTTATACTTTACACCTCTGGAACCACCGGCAAGCCCAAGGGAGTGCTTCATACCACCGGAGGATACATGGTAGGCACCTACTTTACTACCAAGATAACCTTTGACCTTCATGAGGATGATATATATTGGTGTACTGCCGATATAGGATGGATAACCGGACATAGCTACATAGTTTATGGTCCTCTTGCCTGCGGTGCCACATCGGTTATAACGGAAGGCGCACCCGATTATCCAGACCCCGGAAGATGGTGGAGCTATGTAGAAAAGTATAGGGTGAACGTCTTTTACACTGCGCCCACTGCCATAAGGATGTTCATGAGGTATGGCGAGCAGTGGCCAGCCAAATACGACATGTCCTCTTTAAGAATACTAGGCTCGGTGGGTGAGCCTATAAACCCGGAAGTATGGCATTGGTATTATAAGCATATAGGAAGAGAAAAATGTGTTATTGTTGATACTTGGTGGCAAACAGAAACTGGCATGCATATGATAACCACCATACCCTCTTACCCTGCAAAGCCCGGAAAGGCAGGAAAGCCTTACTTTGGAATAGAAGTGGCCGTAGTAGATAGTAGTGGTAAAGAGCTCCCACCCAACACAGTTGGAAACCTTGTTATAAAAACGCCATGGCCATCCATGCTTAGAACATGCTGGGGAGAACCAGACAGGTACGAAAAATACTGGAACACCATACCAGGTTATTACTTTGCTGGAGACCTTGCCACCTACGATGAAGAGGGATACATAATGATACTTGGCCGTGCGGACGATGTGCTTAATGTGGCGGGCCATAGGATAGGAACGATGGAAGTGGAAAGCGCCATAGTGGACCATCCTGCAGTGGCAGAAGCGGCGGTAATAGGCAAGCCTCATGAGATAAAGGGAGAGTCCATAAAGGCTTTTGTAATACTCAAAAAGGGCGTAGAACCCACAGAACATCTAAAGGAAGAGATAAAACAGCATGTCAAACAGATACTCGGCGCCATAGCGGTGCCAGATGAGATAGAATTTGTGGAAAAGCTTCCTAAGACAAGAAGCGGTAAGATTATGAGAAGGGTCCTAAAGGCTCAAGAGCTTGGCCTTCCTGTAGGAGATATATCCACCTTAGAGGATTAATCACTGGGGGCCTGCGCCCCCATTCAACTTTTTATACTCAATAAGCATTTTTGAATTACAAGCACACTATAGTGGTATTAAAAACGCAAAACTGCAAAAAATCATATTGAAAATTCACAGGGTAGGAAAGATATTTATAAAGCCAAATCCTTTAAAGGAGGTTTTGCATGTTAAGGGCTGAGTGGGTAGAAAGGAGAAAGGGCTTTAAAAATAAAAGCCAGATGCACCTTGCCAGGCAGGGCATAATTACGGAGGAAATGCGATATGTGGCCAAAAGGGAAGGCCTCCATCCAGAGTTTGTACGTCAAGAGGTGGCAAGGGGTAGGATGATCATCCCAGCCAACATAAACCACCTGCATCTTGAGCCTATGTGTATTGGTATAAACTCAAGGGTAAAGGTCAATGCCAACATAGGAAATTCTGGCCTTGCAAGCGATATACCAACGGAAGTGGAAAAGGCAAAGGTAGCCATAAAGTATGGTGCGGATACCATAATGGACCTATCCACTGGAGAGGCAATAAAAGAAACAAGAGAAGCCATAATAAAGGTCAGCACTGTGCCTGTGGGAACGGTACCCATATACGAGGCCCTAAGAAGGGCAAAAGGTAATGTAAAAAATATGACGGTGGACCTAATACTGGACGTGATAGAAGAACAAGCCCAGCAAGGCGTTTCTTACATGACCATACATGCGGGCGTTTTAAAGGAGTTCTTGCCTCTTGTCCAACACAGGGTTATGGGTATAGTCTCCCGTGGCGGTGCCATAATGGCCCAATGGATGATGGAACATGGAAAGCAAAACCCCCTCTATGAACACTTTGACAAGATATGCGAAATATTCAAAAAGTATGATGTGAGCTTTTCTCTTGGAGATGGCCTAAGGCCTGGGGCTATTGCGGACGCCTCCGATGAGGCCCAGCTGGCGGAGCTAAAAGTTTTGGGAGAACTGACAGAGAGGGCATGGAGGCATGATGTGCAGGTGATGGTGGAAGGACCGGGCCATGTGCCTATGGACCAGATAGAGTTCAATATGAAGATTCAGCAAAAGGTATGCCATGAGGCACCCTTCTATGTGCTTGGTCCCCTTGTTATAGATGTGGCGCCCGGCTATGACCATATAGCCTCCGCCATAGGCGCTGCCATGGCTGGTTGGTATGGCGCTGCCATGCTATGCTATGTAACACCCAAAGAGCACCTTGGTCTTCCAAACATAGAAGACGTAAAGCAAGGAGTTATAGCATATAAGATAGCCGCCCATGCGGCCGATGTGGCCAAAAACTGGCCCGGTGCAAGGGATTGGGACCTGGAGATGTCAAAGGCTCGCTTTGCTTTTGATTGGAACAGGCAGTTTGAGCTTGCCATTGACCCAGAGACGGCAAGGGCATACCACGATGAGACCCTACCACAGGAAGGCTACAAGAGTGCCAAGTTCTGCTCCATGTGTGGGCCAGAGTTCTGCGCTTACAAAATCTCTCAAAACGTATCCTCCAAAATGGAGGAAATGCTACAACTTGACAACTGGATAGCACCATAAACTTCCCTTTGGGGGCCTTGCCCCCATCTTAACCAAATCTTAACCAAAGCTTAAAGAAATCTTAACTTTTCCCTCCTATCCTTATACTCATGAGCTTGTTCCTTTTAGAACTTCACGACGTTAGCCCTTACTACAGGAAGGAGTTTTTTAAGGCCCTTGACCTTCTGGAGGAGGTGGGATTGGATGGATTCTCCCTCCTTATAGTGCCTTACTTTTGGGAGAGGGCACCCTTGGGGGAGGATAAGGATTTTGTCTCATTTATAAAAAGCCTACCTGCAGAGGTGGTGCTTCATGGCTATACGCACAAAGGAAGCAGAAGGTTTAGCGACCTTCTTTGGACGGATGGGGAGGGGGAGTTTGGGGGGCTTGACCTAATAAGCACCTATGAAAAGGTGTATTTAGCCCTTGAGCTTATGGACTATCTTGGTATAAAAACAGAGTTCTTTGTCCCTCCCGCATGGATAGGAAATCCTTACCTTGAGGATGTGCTATATTCCTTGGGCTTTAGGGCTGTAGCTTACAGGTGGTATATAAAGGACCTTAATACAGAAAGGATTATAAAGTCGCCAGCGCTAAGCTTTAGCAACAGGCATCTTTTATCTTGGTTTAGTCTTAGGCTTGTACCAGAGTTTGAGAGGCTATATAAAGGACATAAGCTTTTGAGGCTTGCCATACATATGGCCGACCTTAGGGACAATAGAAAGATACTTCTTTGGAAGGAAATACTTACAAGGATTAAAGAAAGAAGGAGGCGTGTGAGCTATGGGGAACTTTTTGGCAAAAGCGGACCTTCATCTTCATTCAAAGGCTTCCAATCTGCCGGGAGGCTGGCTTAGTAGACTAATAGGCTGTCCAGAGAGCTTTACAGAGCCTATGGAGATATATAGAAGGCTCAAAGAAAGGGGAATGAGCTTTATCACCATAACGGATCACAATACCATAGAAGGAGTATTGGAAATAGCCCACCTTCCGGAGGTCTTTGTAAGCTGCGAATACACGGTGAAATTTCCAGAGGACGAAAGGAAGGTACATGTGCTTGTCTATGGCCTGAGTGAAAAGGACCACCAAGAGCTTACAAAATTAAGAGAGAATATCTTTGACTTTGTAAAATACCTAAAAGAAAGAAGGCTTGCCCATTCCCTTGCGCACCCACTATACTCTGTGGAAAGATCCAAGCTTGACAAAAGCTTTGTGGAAAAGCTGGTGCTTCTTTTTGACAACTGGGAGGTAATAAACGGCACAAGGGGGGAAGGTGTTAGATATGTGGAAGAGGCTATAGCAAGAGCTTACGATGGATGGGACAGGATATACCAATTGGCTGAAAAACACAGAGTAGAGCCTCAAAGGATAAGGGAAAGGATAAGCTTTACCGCTGGGTCCGATGACCATGGTGGTATGGATGTGGGAAGAACATGGACTGCAGTGGAAGGAGCAACAAGCAAGGAAGAGTTTTTGAAGGGTCTGTGGGAAGGGAAAACTCAAGTGGGGACGGAAGATCTGGGGGAACAAAGGCTTTTGAACATGATAGGAAGGGTGGGCTATGATTTTCTAAAGCGCAAAAACTACATTCCCTCTGAGATAAAGCCTTTGACAGACTATATCTTTATGCACTCCGACAACCCCACCGTAGGCTTTCTTATAAGGAATTTTTTGGGCATAAGGGCAGAAAGGACAGATATGTTGAAAGAGGTTATGAAGGCTTTGCCTTCTCTTGCCTTGGAAAGGCTTATAAAGAGCCCCTCACCGCAAACCATCGGGGAGCTGTGCCTGTCCCTCGTGGCTCATGGCTTCCCCGCCTTTTTAAAGTATGCCCAAAGAAGAGAAGAAGAGAAGATAAAAGAGCTTGGAAAAGAGTTTGGTATTACAAAAACAAGGCCACCAAAGGTGGCATACATAACAGATACTTATCACCATATAAACGGCGTTGCAAGAAGCGCTAAGCTTGTAAGGCAGATAGCCATGGAGGAAGACCTGCCCTTTACAGTCCTTATATCCAGCTCAAGCATAAGGGAAGAGGAAGGCCTCATAAACTTAAGGCCTTTGGTGGAAATTCCCACACCCTTTTATGAGGAGCTTAAGATGGGCCTTCCCAACTTCCTTGACCTTGTGGACCTCTTAGAAAAAGAAGGCTTTACGCAGGTTCATATAGCCACGCCGGGGCCTTTGGGCCTTTTGGGCCTTTTGGCAGGGAAGATTTTGGGCCTTAGAATAACCTTTGCCTTCCACACAGACATACCCACCTATGCAAGGACCTATACAGGAGACCCAGACTTGGAAGAACTCCTTTGGAAGGCCTTTGTGTTTATAGGAAATATGTCCCACAAGTTCTTTGTGCCTTCTGAATACTATAAAAAGGTCTTTGTAAATAAGGGGCTAAGCTACGGAAAGATAGGTATATTTAAAAGGGGTGTGGACACAGACCTCTTCTCACCGGACAAAAGGGAAGATGGCTTTTGGGCAAGAAGGCTTGGCATAAAGAAACATCAAAGGGTCATACTCTATGTGGGAAGAGTCTCAAAGGAAAAAGGCTTGGATAACTTTTTGTATGTGGCAAAGTGTTTCCCGGAAGACACCTTTGTAATAGTGGGCGATGGCCCATATAGAAAGGAAATAGAGGCCAAAAGGCCAAAAAATGTACATCTTACCGGCTATATGGTGGGTGAAGAGCTTGCAAAGGCCTACGCCAGCTCCGATGTCTTTCTCTTCCCTTCCGAGACGGAGACCTACGGTCAGGTGGTGCTTGAAGCCATGGCAAGCGGTCTTCCTGTTATAGTTAGCTCTAAGGGTGCTTCCCATGAGCATGTACAAGAGGGTGTAAACGGCTTTATAGCCACAAGGCCAGAGGAGTATGTGGAAGCTCTATCTTTGCTCCTTTCTAACGAAAACCTAAGGAGAAGTATGGCCCAAGAGGCCCTATACAGCGCCAGAAGGCTTGATTTGAGAAAAAGCTATATAGATTACATGCTTGCCATAGCAGGCCTTGGGAGGTTAGTGTATGAAGTTGATTGATATAACACCCTATTTTCATAGCAAGAGTGGTGGCATAAAAAGGTATCTTTTGGAAAAGGCAAAGTTTTTACGGGATAAGGACATAGAACATGTGATCATAATACCAGGCAAAAAAAGGAGGGAATACTACATAGAGTCCTCCAAAGTATATGAACTTCCTTCCTTTCCCCTTCCACTCACGGGAGGCTATAGGTTCTTTTCCTCTTTGAATGAGATAAAAGAGATACTCAAAGAAGAAGGCCCAGAGGTGGTGGAGCTTGGCGGAACCTACCAGCCCATCCCTTTTTTAAAGTCGGAAGGCTACCTTCTTAGCGTTTTTTATCACTCGGATGTAAGGACGGACCTTTCCCTTCTTCCTGCACCGAACAAGCTAAGGAAAAGGCTTTTGGAACACACCATAAAGAAAAGGCTATCAAAGGCAGACCTCATCATCACCCCGTCAAAA
Proteins encoded in this region:
- a CDS encoding SAM-dependent methyltransferase; translated protein: MISFRDWMAHAVREYYQSDFRRDFFTAPELDRSFGYALAEYLASLIKDYERPILLELGGGSGALAYDVLTYLKEKELSLFERVSYYIYDFSPRLIELQKRKLKDFEEKVFWTENFFPMRGVVFSNEFFDCLPVHVIKEGKELFLDGEKEVWQEVSYEPLKDVLSRMGYERLSQVVEVCLDCIDFLKIIAENLLEGYHIVIDYGYTTQEMAKFPEGTVVGYKGHRFYNRPSLGMDITSHVNFSLLEEYGKDFGLQSVAFMSLRDFLLKSPAFLQELENLSLSESPEDIERLSRLKTLLISMGERFRVLVQKKL
- a CDS encoding histidine triad nucleotide-binding protein, producing the protein MQDCIFCKIVRKEIPSKGAYEDDLVYAFHDINPVAPTHILIVPKKHIVGVQSLEPEDKELVGHMFYVARKLGEELGYAPDENLNKGYRLVFNVGRDAGQSVFHLHLHFIAGRKMEWPPG
- the tmk gene encoding dTMP kinase, whose translation is MLITFEGIDGSGKTTQAKRLYEHLKGLGYKVSLYRDPGSTELAEKIRELILGFETDPTTELLLFECARSSLVWEKILPDLRNGKVVIVDRFIDSTMAYQGYGREINLGTVNILNHIATRGRKPDITFLLNVPLEVALERIKGKRTRFEDGDYLRRVRDAYILIAHEQKDRIVMLDGTRSEEEVFMDVLKVLKERFGLDL
- the alr gene encoding alanine racemase, yielding MYRAVLSIRSQNIKENLVNLLRYTGKPIIAVVKANAYGIGAIYVSSILENFDEVSAFAVACVEEGIELRRAGIKKKILVLGGVLKGEAKAFLEYNLTPVVSHWEHLKALEGLNVPIQVKYDTGMGRLGFLEELVEDERVEGVLSHLSSPLDRDFSSLQIEKFEKIVKRYSNLRYIHMESSAGVVYRIPFTTHIRVGLALYGEKPMQDYPIELKRAIELKARIISIKDLPAGFPISYSRTYITEKPTRVGVVAFGYADGLMKSLSNKAYLYYQGKPIKILGNITMDMTMVDLTGTEAKVGDWVEIVGENQSFTDLAKLAGTIPYELMTNLSSRIRRQVCS
- a CDS encoding ribbon-helix-helix protein, CopG family, whose protein sequence is MKRKEKFQLWMPSEVLWKLRAIAEEEGRTVSDLIKEAVAEWLDKKEKEKSRPIKLEELK
- a CDS encoding IS110 family transposase is translated as MTKFVVGVDVDSKACQICVKEVSSKKTLLNIKVANLELQEFIEKRLKELAVPSESMVVMESTGKSYFLFPMHVFSSFGYQVRVENPRFIKAFADSFSVRGKKTDRYDAEVLALYGIERCIGSYKVSYLPNDLKATVRHWAKLRKVKQEIEGYAFSQALVVFPLIDEVFGGSPLKTKIGRFALSYYEGWHNLYERDFQTFKEEVYSHVRRARNTDKFLDLLYRYAEKIAKTGYKPTSRQVELLRLALRELEEYEKLIRLVEEELIRISRGIEEVELLKSIPGIGDLSAVVLYAEIGNIDRFRDRDDLWAYFGMDPRNEESGESVRRSSKISRAGVSYVRGLLYMIACSLIRKGAPYFETYWQLRKKGKSHKEALIVIAHKIVRIIYGVLKGRFPCRKFAGHISKSVVDFDELIYEVQEDE
- the acs gene encoding acetate--CoA ligase, whose translation is MEIREEVHLKVEEKYNPPSHIVERAWIKDYESLYKESISDREGFWAKVAEELHWFKKWDKVLEWNYPYAKWFVNAKTNITYNCLDRHVQNGKRNKVAYIFVDEDNREKKITYGELLELVNRIANGLKSLGVKKGDRVSIYMPNTIEAIACMLACARIGAIHSVVFAGFSEGALRLRIEDAKAKVVITASYTKRRGKKIDLFATAQRAIDGLGFVEKVIVWDREGDVLNGSGGLFVSFDELIKNSSPECEPTVMDAEDPLFILYTSGTTGKPKGVLHTTGGYMVGTYFTTKITFDLHEDDIYWCTADIGWITGHSYIVYGPLACGATSVITEGAPDYPDPGRWWSYVEKYRVNVFYTAPTAIRMFMRYGEQWPAKYDMSSLRILGSVGEPINPEVWHWYYKHIGREKCVIVDTWWQTETGMHMITTIPSYPAKPGKAGKPYFGIEVAVVDSSGKELPPNTVGNLVIKTPWPSMLRTCWGEPDRYEKYWNTIPGYYFAGDLATYDEEGYIMILGRADDVLNVAGHRIGTMEVESAIVDHPAVAEAAVIGKPHEIKGESIKAFVILKKGVEPTEHLKEEIKQHVKQILGAIAVPDEIEFVEKLPKTRSGKIMRRVLKAQELGLPVGDISTLED
- the thiC gene encoding phosphomethylpyrimidine synthase ThiC, which codes for MLRAEWVERRKGFKNKSQMHLARQGIITEEMRYVAKREGLHPEFVRQEVARGRMIIPANINHLHLEPMCIGINSRVKVNANIGNSGLASDIPTEVEKAKVAIKYGADTIMDLSTGEAIKETREAIIKVSTVPVGTVPIYEALRRAKGNVKNMTVDLILDVIEEQAQQGVSYMTIHAGVLKEFLPLVQHRVMGIVSRGGAIMAQWMMEHGKQNPLYEHFDKICEIFKKYDVSFSLGDGLRPGAIADASDEAQLAELKVLGELTERAWRHDVQVMVEGPGHVPMDQIEFNMKIQQKVCHEAPFYVLGPLVIDVAPGYDHIASAIGAAMAGWYGAAMLCYVTPKEHLGLPNIEDVKQGVIAYKIAAHAADVAKNWPGARDWDLEMSKARFAFDWNRQFELAIDPETARAYHDETLPQEGYKSAKFCSMCGPEFCAYKISQNVSSKMEEMLQLDNWIAP
- a CDS encoding DUF2334 domain-containing protein, which translates into the protein MSLFLLELHDVSPYYRKEFFKALDLLEEVGLDGFSLLIVPYFWERAPLGEDKDFVSFIKSLPAEVVLHGYTHKGSRRFSDLLWTDGEGEFGGLDLISTYEKVYLALELMDYLGIKTEFFVPPAWIGNPYLEDVLYSLGFRAVAYRWYIKDLNTERIIKSPALSFSNRHLLSWFSLRLVPEFERLYKGHKLLRLAIHMADLRDNRKILLWKEILTRIKERRRRVSYGELFGKSGPSSSFKGFQSAGRLA